The Octopus bimaculoides isolate UCB-OBI-ISO-001 chromosome 1, ASM119413v2, whole genome shotgun sequence genome contains the following window.
ACTCCCAGATTGTTCATGAGACTGTTTTAGTCTGTTAGGGAATCTGTAGGGAGAGCTTGAATGCACAGATGCTACACTCCAATCTCTCCTTGAGGAAATTACTATGTGGAAATCttccatcatcattcatcattgtttaacgttcctTTTTTCaccctagcatgggttggacggtttaactggaaTTGATAAGCCGGAGAACTACACTAaacttcaatgtctgctttggcaatagtttctacagctgaatgcccttcataAATACTCTACAGAGTATACTAGATGCCTTTTTTGTGGCACTGTCActtgtgaggtcaccaaatacTCACAAGACATGATGCCTAGACTGAGTGAAGGATAGTATTGAAGGGGGTGAGAGTATGATAAAGAGACAGGAACATGTGTTTTGTTAAAGAGAACATATGGCTTCTCCAGTTTGGATCGGGACATAGCCTCAAAGTATAAGATTAATATGTCTACTtatccatgcttacatgggttggagaaagtttgaggcagattttctacagatgttcttcttgtcaccaaccctcgaccatttttccatttttatggaatatattagaaatgaatgacactgtttgtaaGACAGTAACACATATTTACAACTGTCAtggcaagaacacacacacacacacatactcttttacttgtttcagtcatttgactgtggccatgctggagcaccgcctttagtcgagcaaatcgaccccgggacttattccttgtaagcctagtacttattctatcggtctcttttgccgaaccgctaagtgacggggacataaacacatcagcatcgtttgtcaagcaatgctagggggacaaacacagacacacaaacacacacatatatatatatatatatatatacatatatacgacgggcttctttcagtttccgtctaccaagtccactcacaaggctttggtccgcccgaggctatagtagaagacatttgcccaagatgccacgcaaagCTTCtttcaccaaattcactcacaagactcaAGGTTATAGAagcccaaggtaccacacggaaggactgaacctgaaactgtgtggTCAGAAAAAGCATAATGTAGCaaactggtagaaacgttagcacgccgggtgaaatgcttagcggtatttcgtctgcggctacgttctgagttcaaattccgttgaggtcgactttgactttcatcctttcagggtcgattaaataagtaccagttacgcactgggctcgacataatccgtttgtctgcccttgtttgtcctctctgtgtgtagcaccttgtgggcagtaaagaaataagaaaagcaataatgtgtgtgtgtgagagagagttattgcaaaaactatacacacattggcgcaggcgtggctgtgtggtaagacgtttgcctCCCACTCACATGGTtccagtgagtggatttggtagacggaaactgaaacaagcccgtcgtatatgtgtgtgtgtgtctttgtagtctctccaccatcgcttgacaactaatgttggtgtgtttacgtccctgtaacttagcagttcggcaaaagatcccagtagaataagtactacacttacaaagaattagtcctggggtcgatttcttcgactaaagccctttaaggtggtgttccagcatgacgtATTTGTGTAGCCAACCTTGTTTATCAATATCAAGTTTaagtaaagggaaataactccttcTGAATCCgaattatttcccttttttcGTCGTCCCACCTGTCGTGTACTCTTTCACTTTAGCCATAATGACTAGCTATTTCCACCTTCTTATgcacggatgtatatatatatatattaagctaataataaggattattattttttttttttttctttccaaataagcacatgcaatatatatttgttcttcactcatttattactcttcttattctaactcaggcctggccaactcgaattacattgcagGCCACTTTAATGACAGAAAGTGCtgagggccgcttgtatactgacagaattgaaagcattttgctttctcatgctgtTATTACAATAACgaatgaatgatcgttgattcaacatgaaatatcgttgcaaaaacagtagaATCTTTGTGTTTTACTTTGCATAACGagctttaatttttgataaaattttttaaatgtttgtttgaagaaatccatttcaagaaagtatcaaactggccgcaagataaaagtctgcgggTCACATGCGGCCCATGGGTCTCAGGTTGGCCAGCACTGTAAAAcacatgtccattgtctggaaatctttcgtcacacatctgtgacctcttcagtgacacttttcgtctttgtgtgtgctcttgctccacttatttcATTCTGCTCTTCTATGATGCGTATCCTTATGTGAGTATGCGTTTacatccgtgtatgtgtgtgagtatgaccTTCGCTCAACCCCATCCTCTTCGCCTGTTGTTGCAGCTGATTTCCTAGGATCCAAAACTTTGGTATAGTTTCTGTATCTCTGTGTTCACCTACGATGCTGCCATTgtggtaattgttgttattgttgccaccGTTGTCACCGCTGCTACTGCTGTCATTGTTAGTACTGTTGCAGCTGTCTGTgaagttactgtgtgtgtgtgtgtatatatgagttcgCTTCTTATGTTGTTCgtatccatgccctttatatagatttattcatttatttatcatttttcatctacttctatttcttatatgtatcacaggtatgtgcatatatgtctactgtgtgtgtattaccttgtttgtatctatgttttatttatattattatttattccttatCTCTTCTCCTCTCATCTGTCTTTAGTCATGTGGTGTGGTGGTTACTGTTCCATTCGGGTTTTCTATTGAGGCTCAGCCTGTCTACTgctatgtgtgtagcctctgtgatCTGTTTAAGTGTCATGTCAGTTCTATGTGTCGATAATACTTTAACCTCTATGCTATTAACCAAGCCTCCAAGTTCTGCTTGAGTATGTTAGTAGAGCACTGATGAGCCTTTCCCTTCTTTGAGCTCTCACCAGTGTTCACCTATACACTCCCCTATGCTGCATGCAGTCTCTCCAATGTAAgtagttgtcatgtttctgcacAGTTCCTCAGTACATCATCAGCTATACACTATGTTCTTAACCTTACAGTTAATCCGTAGGTTCATCCTACATACAACACAATTGTTCTCCATAGATGGGAACTTATCAAAGGGATAGGTTCTACAGATCAAGGATGTTATAGGGGCATCAGGCCTTTCTGCTACTTTAATCCATAGAGTAGCTTTACttaaatgttattctaaaaaggtaaaaaaaatgaccaggagtggctgtgtggtaagtagcttgcttaccaaccacatggttctgggttcagtcccactgcgtggcatcttgggcaagtgtcttctactatagcctcgggccgaccaaaaccttgtgagtggatttggtagacggaaactgaaagaagcccgtcgtatgtatgtatacatatatttgtgtgtttgtgtgtctgtgtctgtccccccaacatcgcttgacaaccgatgcaggtgtttttacgtccccgcaacttagcagttcggcaaaagagaccgatagaataagtactaggcttgcaaagaataagtcctagggtcgattttctcgactaaaggcggtgctccagcatggccgcagtcaaatgactgaaacaagtaaaagagtgaaagagagagtatcctgaaatacaatatctatttcaagacatgatttcacatcaggagcTTCTGACAAAAAAAAGTTCCTACTTATGtcttttcatgtttatattttcatcctTTTCCTAATTTTCTTTTAGGATTAATTACTTATATTGGCGCTACTATATCTGTTGGATTATGCATCATCACTCTTTGTGTCTTGATTTGGTACATCAGGAAACAGTGAGtatccatttttcattctttattaggAAGTTACTCCTCAGAGAATAAAGAACTTGATAAACCCAGCATTCCAATCAGACCAAATTCCCAGATAAATTCTACAGAATGTTtgcattgttttcatcatcatcaccatcattattgtcagcatgtaaaaagcaccatccaaacatgataGATGCCAGTGTCCcccgactggctcccatgctggtggcacataagcaccatccgaacatggtcgatgccagtgccctctgactggtggcatgtaaaaagcaccatccaaacatggtcaatgccagtgcccactgactggctcctgtaccagtggcatgtaaaatgcatccaCTATACTgagaggttggcattagaaagggcatccatgcCAGGTCAGACTGGACttggtgcagcctgctggcttgccagtcctcagtcaaaccgtccaacccataccagcaaggaaaacggacgttgaaacgatgatgatgatgatcataatcatcatcatattttctcTATATCTAGTTATGGTATTTATCACCGCAGTTACAGAGATGCAATAAGATTGTCTTCCACTGCACACAGAGCTAAACAGTTTAATTTGCCTCctaaaacaataaacattgagcaggaaatattttagtaaaacaaAGCTATAacagtaaagtttatttttaaactggtattctgtcagttatgatgatgactTGCAGTTGATCCGGGCAACGGAATAACCTGTTTGTGGAAGTAatgaagtggctgagcactccgcagacacccCATCCTCTTAACATAGTTGTCGGGGAGATTGTGtagcacagtgtgacaaggctggccctttgaattatggGTATGGCTCCTTTTTGCCAGCCAAGTGGACAGGTGCAACACGAGATGAAGGGTTTTCCTCAAGGGTACATttcactgccaggaattgaacttacaactGTGAGCCAGACACTATAACCaataagccacgcaccttcacaataACACTAGTTTATTATAGTGTTAATATAAcactgtgagctggcagaaacgttagcatgccaggcgaaatgcttagcagtatttcatctgtttttacattctgagttcaaattctgccgaggtcaactttgcctttcattcttttggcggggttgagaaattaagtaccagttgtgtactgaggtcaatctaattgactgccccatcccccccaaaatttcaggcctcgtgcctagagtagaaaaagatataaataaataaaaggaccACTACCAATTTTGTGGAAACCTCCTTTGACAAAAACTGACTTTCCTCTTCAACAGCTTAAACTGTTGACATGGACAATTTCAATCTTACTTGGGTGGCCTGTGAAGAAGCCCTTAGCATAGCCCCTTCCTCCCAAAATCCCCTTTGATATCGCATAAAAGCATACAAGACAATTTCATGAGTTGAGGTCATCTGGATTGTGCATGggattataggtgcaggcatggctgtgtggtaagaagtttgctacccaaccacagttttgagttcattcccattgcatggcattttGGACAAGTCTCTTCTCCTATAAACCTGgtccaactaaagccttgtaaatggagaGAATCTAAAAGAACCTTATCATAGCTATATatagtgtaagtatcttgagagaaaagctgaacattagaagcatcagttgtggcgtgcaagagagacgattgcgctggtatggacatgtggtgagaatggaggaggatagctgcgtgaaaaagtgccacaccctaacagttgagggaacccgtggaagaggtaggcccaggaagacctgggctgaggtggtgaagcaagaccttcgtacattgggcctcaccgaggcgatgactacggaccgagacctttggaaatgggctgtgcgtgagaagacccggcNNNNNNNNNNNNNNNNNNNNNNNNNNNNNNNNNNNNNNNNNNNNNNNNNNNNNNNNNNNNNNNNNNNNNNNNNNNNNNNNNNNNNNNNNNNNNNNNNNNNNNNNNNNNNNNNNNNNNNNNNNNNNNNNNNNNNNNNNNNNNNNNNNNNNNNNNNNtggcacataaaagacaccatttcgagcgtggccgttttcgtgcgggtgacacgtaaaagcacccactacactctctgagtggttggcgttaggaagggcatccagctgtagaaactctgccaaatcagactggagcctggtgttgccatccggtttcaccagtcctcagtgaaatcgtccaacccatgctagcatggaaagcggacgttaaacgatgatgatgatggtgtgtgtgtgtgtgtgactgtctccttgttttgacttTGTGTGATAGTTGCAAATGAGTGTCACTATCCTGCAAGCATTGTCCTCCGTTTCCAaccttctgtggaaacatgtctggttatggggaaatattaccttgcttggaaacgggtgagagttggcaacaaatCTCATCCAGCTCATACAAACATGGATGTTAAGTgaagacaataatgataattattcagAGTAGCAATCAATTATCACATATATCCTTTTCTTCTCTAAATTTTGGTGCTTATCTCTCGCTTTCTAGATTGTATTGACTCTTTTgttactctttctcttccttcctgaacaaacatcatcatcatcatcatcatcatcgtttaacgtccgctttccatgctagcatgggttggacgatttgactgaggactggtgaaaccggatggcaacaccaggctccagtctgatttggcagagtttctacagctggatgcccttcctaacgccaaccactcagagagtgtagtgggtgcttttacgtgtcacccgcacgaaaacggccacgctcgaaatggtgtcttttatgtgccNNNNNNNNNNNNNNNNNNNNNNNNNNNNNNNNNNNNNNNNNNNNNNNNNNNNNNNNNNNNNNNNNNNNNNNNNNNNNNNNNNNNNNNNNNNNNNNNNNNNNNNNNNNNNNNNNNNNNNNNNNNNNNNNNNNNNNNNNNNNNNNNNNNNNNNNNNNNNNNNNNNNNNNNNNNNNNNNNNNNNNNNNNNNNNNNNNNNNNNNNNNNNNNNNNNNNNNNNNNNNNNNNNNNNNNNNNNNNNNNNNNNNNNNNNNNNNNNNNNNNNNNNNNNNNNNNNNNNNNNNNNNNNNNNNNNNNNNNNNNNNNNNNNNNNNNNNNNNNNNNNNNNNNNNNNNNNNNNNNNNNNNNNNNNNNNNNNNNNNNNNNNNNNNNNNNNNNNNNNNNNNNNNNNNNNNNNNNNNNNNNNNNNNNNNNNNNNNNNNNNNNNNNNNNNNNNNNNNNNNNNNNNNNNNNNNNNNNNNNNNNNNNNNNNNNNNNNNNNNNNNNNNNNNNNNNNNNNNNNNNNNNNNNNNNNNNNNNNNNNNNNNNNNNNNNNNNNNNNNNNNNNNNNNNNNNNNNNNNNNNNNNNNNNNNNNNNNNNNNNNNNNNNNNNNNNNNNNNNNNNNNNNNNNNNNNNNNNNNNNNNNNNNNNNNNNNNNNNNNNNNNNNNNNNNNNNNNNNNNNNNNNNNNNNNNNNNNNNNacgcatgcgtcatacagtctgccttttactctgagtgagagtccctttgtcgccagcaggggtaagagctctctaaactttgcccaggctattcttattctagcagctacactttcagcgcacccacccccactactaacttggtcgcccagatagcggaagctatcgactacctctagtttttcaccctggaatgagatagaagttgtttcctgtttgtttgcagtctttattgcacctgaacatctgccacaaacaaaaactaacttgctagttaacctgcctttgatgttgctgcacctcttatgtgtccatagcttgcaccgggtataGCTTAGTTCGCATGAAACATTgtctgatatattcttttcttttacttgtttcagtcgtttgactgtggtcatgctggagcaccgcctttagtcgaacaaagcgactccaggactttgtaagcctagtacttattctattggtgtcttttgctgaactgctaagttacagggatttaaacacaccaacattggctgtcaatCGATGAtgagggtacaaacacacatgcatatatatatatatataaggttgaggagggtattggatttaactaaACCcaaaaagatacaggtaataccaagtAAGTGCTGAGCTTCTTTccctttccatctaccaaatccactcacaaggctatagtagaacccaaggtaccaggcagtgggactgaacctggaactatgtggttgggaagcaagcttcttacccacaaaGCCATCCCTTCACccatgtttaattttttttttataaatcctaaacaatgcaagttataagaaTTAATACAGCTCAATGGTTTATACTTTTAACTTGTATTTCAATATTAGGATCCCTTCTTCAGAAAATCTTCTGAGAAATGGTCTtgtaaaaaacatacaaacaatcaaTCTGTATTATTTCCACACACACNNNNNNNNNNNNNNNNNNNNNNNNNNNNNNNNNNNNNNNNNNNNNNNNNNNNNNNNNNNNNNNNNNNNNNNNNNNNNNNNNNNNcacacacacacacacacacacacacggttttttaaaaaaaacagatctgactgtgtgataagaagataacttcctaatcacatggttctgggttcagtcctactgtgttgcaccttgggcaaatgtcgtcTACAAAAAGCCTCAGCTTCACTaaaaccttatgaatggatttggtagatggaaactgaaagaagcctgtcgtatatatatatatatatgtgtgggtgtgtctctgtgtttgccccccaccatcacttcacaactggtgttggtgtttaaaagaccataacttagcagttcagtagaagggaacaataaaataagtgccaggttttatacaaaagataaatactagagttgatttgttggactggaaaaaagaaattcaaggtggtgccgtagtatggccagagtctaatgactgaaacgagtaaaagatagaaaacatGCATCTCCATTTGTCTGTCCATCCAATTTCCTacattatgaaataattattttcttttctctcacagAAAAAGCGTAACTTTTGAGCAAGTTCCGGTAGAAGATGGCAATACAAATGAAGGTAAAAGTAATACGAAAAACGTATATGATGACTTCCAATATCTCAGATGTAAAAACAACGAAAACACGCAACATAATGACAACAGAATGCAGCAGACCAGTGTTGTTTATGAAACACCaacaatagaaaaagaacatGTCACACTCAGAGGAAACACTACAGATGAAGATGCAAATATTTATGGCAATACTCTGCAACACCAGAGGCTTGAAAGGCAACCCAAGAgcgaaatatatatgaacatggaTACCAATAGGTAGAAGAGGCTAGAGTAACTAGAAGAGGACTTGTACATATCTTAATCAAAAATGTCTACTGAATTTTCCCCTTGTCTGTATTCCATTTGTTTTAGCCATTACAGCTAAGGCCCATGTCAGGTCAGGCCAGAGcagcaatcttatatatatatatatatatttattcaaactgaGATTTTAGCCTACATTTCAGTAATGGCCTAAAATATCAGTTTAAATATATGCAGgatgggccaaaagtcacgcaccgaaacatttgacattttattcttttatttgtttgtcattttgactgcagccatgctggagcaccacttttagtccaccaaatcgcccccaggacttattctttgtaagcctagtacttattctatcggtctcttttgctgaaccgttaagttacggggacgtaaacacaccagcatcggttgtcaagcgatggtgggaggggggacaaacacacatatatacacatgatgggcttctttcagtttccatccaccaaatccactcacaaggctttggtcggcctgaggctatagtaaacacttgtgcagtaggactgaacctggaaccatgtagttggtaagcaaactacttatctcacagccactcctgttcattattttagaaaaattgaagctaGCCCTTAACAGTAAGTTTTAATCTTGGTGCCTGAATTTTGGTCCACcctgtatatttacaatatttataaactgttatgtgtgtttacatgcatggttaagttcattttgcaaccatttggttttgagttcagtcccactgcatggcagcttaaccaagtgtcttttacttacaaccctgggctgaccaatgctttgttaatgaatttagtaaatggaaactgtgtggtagcctgatattatgtgtgtgaatgcatgtacatgtttatCTTATTACTtgacagtgttggtttgtttatgtccctgtaacttggcaatttggtaaaaaaaaaaaaaaatgaaaaaaacaaacaaaaatgttggGGCCGCTTTGATAGACTGAAATCTgagacaatgctccagcatggccacaatccaatgactaaaaaaaaaaaaaatatatacacacagactcattTATGTAGCACACTGTTGAATcattaagtcttttttttttttacatactttaTGGTAAACAAcattgaattttcaactgttattgaagaaatcattttcaaaaatattttattcagtaaaaGATATTATGGACTTGGCAGGTCAATTNNNNNNNNNNNNNNNNNNNNNNNNNNNNNNNNNNNNNNNNNNNNNNNNNNNNNNNNNNNNNNNNNNNNNNNNNNNNNNNNNNNNNNNNNNNNNNNNNNNNNNNNNNNNNNNNNNNNNNNNNNNNNNNNNNNNNNNNNNNNNNNNNNNNNNNNNNNNNNNNNNNNNNNNNNNNNNNNNNNNNNNNNNNNNNNNNNNNNNNNNNNNNNNNNNNNNNNNNNNNNNNNNNNNNNNNNNNNNNNNNNNNNNNNNNNNNNNNNNNNNNNNNNNNNNNNNNNNNNNNNNNNNNNNNNNNNNNNNNNNNNNNNNNNNNNNNNNNNNNNNNNNNNNNNNNNNNNNNNNNNNNNNNNNNNNNNNNNNNNNNNNNNNNNNNNNNNNNNNNNNNNNNNNNNNNNNNNNNNNNNNNNNNNNNNNNNNNNNNNNNNNNNNNNNNNNNNNNNNNNNNNNNNNNNNNNNNNNNNNNNNNNNNNNNNNNNNNNNNNNNNNNNNNNNNNNNNNNNNNNNNNNNNNNNNNNNNNNNNNNNNNNNNNNNNNNNNNNNNNNNNNNNNNNNNNNNNNNNNNNNNNNNNNNNNNNNNNNNNNNNNNNNNNNNNNNNNNNNNNNNNNNNNNNNNNNNNNNNNNNNNNNNNNNNNNNNNNNNNNNNNNNNNNNNNNNNNNNNNNNNNNNNNNNNNNNNNNNNNNNNNNNNNNNNNNNNNNNNNNNNNNNNNNNNNNNNNNNNNNNNNNNNNNNNNNNNNNNNNNNNNNNNNNNNNNNNNNNNNNNNNNNNNNNNNNNNNNNNNNNNNNNNNNNNNNNNNNNNNNNNNNNNNNNNNNNNNNNNNNNNNNNNNNNNNNNNNNNNNNNNNNNNNNNNNNNNNNNNNNNNNNNNNNNNNNNNNNNNNNNNNNNNNNNNNNNNNNNNNNNNNNNNNNNNNNNNNNNNNNNNNNNNNNNNNNNNNNNNNNNNNNNNNNNNNNNNNNNNNNNNNNNNNNNNNNNNNNNNNNNNNNNNNNNNNNNNNNNNNNNNNNNNNNNNNNNNNNNNNNNNNNNNNNNNNNNNNNNNNNNNNNNNNNNNNNNNNNNNNNNNNNNNNNNNNNNNNNNNNNNNNNNNNNNNNNNNNNNNNNNNNNNNNNNNNNNNNNNNNNNNNNNNNNNNNNNNNNNNNNNNNNNNNNNNNNNNNNNNNNNNNNNNNNNNNNNNNNNNNNNNNNNNNNNNNNNNNNNNNNNNNNNNNNNNNNNNNNNNNNNNNNNNNNNNNNNNNNNNNNNNNNNNNNNNNNNNNNNNNNNNNNNNNNNNNNNNNNNNNNNNNNNNNNNNNNNNNNNNNNNNNNNNNNNNNNNNNNNNNNNNNNNNNNNNNNNNNNNNNNNNNNNNNNNNNNNNNNNNNNNNNNNNNNNNNNNNNNNNNNNNNNNNNNNNNNNNNNNNNNNNNNNNNNNNNNNNNNNNNNNNNNNNNNNNNNNNNNNNNNNNNNNNNNNNNNNNNNNNNNNNNNNNNNNNNNNNNNNNNNNNNNNNNNNNNNNNNNNNNNNNNNNNNNNNNNNNNNNNNNNNNNNNNNNNNNNNNNNNNNNNNNNNNNNNNNNNNNNNNNNNNNNNNNNNNNNNNNNNNNNNNNNNNNNNNNNNNNNNNNNNNNNNNNNNNNNNNNNNNNNNNNNNNNNNNNNNNNNNNNNNNNNNNNNNNNNNNNNNNNNNNNNNNNNNNNNNNNNNNNNNNNNNNNNNNNNNNNNNNNNNNNNNNNNNNNNNNNNNNNNNNNNNNNNNNNNNNNNNNNNNNNNNNNNNNNNNNNNNNNNNNNNNNNNNNNNNNNNNNNNNNNNNNNNNNNNNNNNNNNNNNNNNNNNNNNNNNNNNNNNNNNNNNNNNNNNNNNNNNNNNNNNNNNNNNNNNNNNNNNNNNNNNNNNNNNNNNNNNNNNNNNNNNNNNNNNNNNNNNNNNNNNNNNNNNNNNNNNNNNNNNNNNNNNNNNNNNNNNNNNNNNNNNNNNNNNNNNNNNNNNNNNNNNNNNNNNNNNNNNNNNNNNNNNNNNNNNNNNNNNNNNNNNNNNNNNNNNNNNNNNNNNNNNNNNNNNNNNNNNNNNNNNNNNNNNNNNNNNNNNNNNNNNNNNNNNNNNNNNNNNNNNNNNNNNNNNNNNNNNNNNNNNNNNNNNNNNNNNNNNNNNNNNNNNNNNNNNNNNNNNNNNNNNNNNNNNNNNNNNNNNNNNNNNNNNNNNNNNNNNNNNNNNNNNNNNNNNNNNNNNNNNNNNNNNNNNNNNNNNNNNNNNNNNNNNNNNNNNNNNNNNNNNNNNNNNNNNNNNNNNNNNNNNNNNNNNNNNNNNNNNNNNNNNNNNNNNNNNNNNNNNNNNNNNNNNNNNNNNNNNNNNNNNNNNNNNNNNNNNNNNNNNNNNNNNNNNNNNNNNNNNNNNNNNNNNNNNNNNNNNNNNNN
Protein-coding sequences here:
- the LOC106873026 gene encoding uncharacterized protein LOC106873026, with product MNFQTTPDHERTYSTDASQSHMLHFHARLITYIGATISVGLCIITLCVLIWYIRKQKSVTFEQVPVEDGNTNEGKSNTKNVYDDFQYLRCKNNENTQHNDNRMQQTSVVYETPTIEKEHVTLRGNTTDEDANIYGNTLQHQRLERQPKSEIYMNMDTNR